In Phoenix dactylifera cultivar Barhee BC4 unplaced genomic scaffold, palm_55x_up_171113_PBpolish2nd_filt_p 001703F, whole genome shotgun sequence, the genomic stretch GAGCGCTCGGGGCGCGCGGCGACACTTCGGAGGAGGCGGCGCTCGGCCTGGCGGTGGCGCGATGCAGCGGCGGTGGAGCGTGGGAGTGGTGGCCGCAAGCTTGGCGGCTGGCGGAATGGGGCCGTCGAACAGGGGTTTTCCCCTCTTTTTGTCTCTGATGAGAaccgagagggagggagggaccttctctcttttttttttttttttttctctggtgAAAACCGACAGAAGGGGGGGGGGCTGGTGAAAACCGAGAGAGAGCGCGCCTGGTgaaaaccgagagagagagagaagaaagggaacgatcgtggctttggcagcagTGGCAAAGccgaagctctgataccaagttgatgccggacCAAATTTAAAAatggaagcagaagaagagggagaagagaaagaggaggaggaggagaagagggagaggagaagaagagaggaggagaataggtggggagaaaattttaatactttattaaccctaatcaacataaaagttccctataaatagggcccaataagaacaattaaaataaaacccctTACACAATAATAATGCCcaataaacccacaaataagccctaaaatgcaaataagcccagaaataaaataaaccacaaataaaccctaaaatgcaaataaatccagaaataaaaataaattaaatatgcaaataaaagggtctgactcaatccgagggctcaggatcatctggatgaagggctctgatgtccccatcatatTGCAAATAATGCACCATAACCAGCCACTAGTCAAAGATATAATTATTAAAAACTTAAATGGAGATCGATTTAACCAAGATATTGGATCAATAATCCAATTTGATTTGTATTAAAAATATAGGTTTGCTACGCCTGTTGCCTCCCTTCAACTTTGTTCTTCCTCCAGCCAGGGATAGAGGAGAGATAGAGATAGGAATAGCTGTTTTCCTAATAGTCAAAATTAGAAGTAGCCTGAGTCCAGACAGAAGCTTAGAAGTAGGTGCTTCTCAAACCTGTGCGGAGGATGTCATACACCACTATTCTGTTTTTGCCAAACTTTTGAAGCCATGGCTGCTGAAAGACAATCCAGATCCAAATACTTTTCCTTTTTCAGTCCTCCATTCAGTAAAATCCATCTTTTCCTCTATGATGCCTATGGCTTAATTCATCCTATCCGCTCACAAACATAAAGTTGGTGGATAAATGAATAAGCAATTTGTGATATCAAGTCCAACAAACATCTTGACCTAATGTTacagcaaaaagaaaaataaaaacagaagCAAGAAGCACTTTCTCCTACTGGGAAATAAATTAACTCTATTGCTGTAGAATTGTCAACTCATTGTTTGCTTATTTGTGCTAAAGAATGCAAATGAATAAGTGTAACAATCTAAAGAATACAAATGAATCAGCGTAGCAATCTTTGTATTTGGCAAAGAAAGTGTTATCAGTTGTTGTTGTCCATCCAGAACTGAGCCTGCAGCCAGTCAATAGTCTTCTTGTCCACCTGAAAGGCCTTTGCAAGAACGTCGCGAGAGATGGGTGGCTTCGACCCAAACACCGCATTGGCTACAGTGATCACACCAGGGTTTTGGCTGCTCAATGCGGCAATAGCAACAGCATTCTTCGTCCCGTAGTTGAACTGGAAGTGAATTAGACCTTGGGGGAACACGAACACATCACCCTTGTTGATGACTTTGGCAAAGAGACGGTTGTCCGGGTTGGAAGTCACAAAACCCACATAGAGTGAGCCTTCCAACACCGTCAAAATCTCTGTCGCCCGAGGGTGGATGTGAGGTGGGTTCAGGCCATAAGGAGCGAAGTCTATGCGAGCCAATGAGATGCCAAGGGTGTTGAGCCCTGCAATTTTCTCCACATTAACCAAAGTCACATTCGATCCAAGTTTGTTTGCTGCATCGCCAGGCCTGTCGAggccggagaagaagaaatcaTCAGCTTTGACATCGTTTGGGTTCTTGCACACAAGACCGTTGACAAATACTGCACAATAAAAATTAACATAATTCactaagcttgatagaaaaacttGAGAAGAACCTCGTTCGAAAGCCTACTTATAAGTTTGTGGATGAGTAAGAAATTTTGCTCAACATGAAAAAAGgaagaatatatataattacCATGGGACGTTTTGTCAGCAACACAGAAGTCCTGGAGGGGACTAGGATCAGAAGCAATTGCGTGAGAAGAAACCAGCGCAAGGAAAGCAAGGAGGAGGATGCGTGAAGCCATGTCTGTTCGGTTGAGCGGGAGAGAGTGCAGAAGGAATGGAACTCGAGAGTTTAGATCGAAGCTCGGTGCGCTGGGATGGCTTGGAGTAGAtggatatatatagagagagtggAGAGATGAGGGACCCGGTTTATGAGATGGTTAGACCTTTGAAGCAGTCGGGAAGGGTGGTCGTGATTTGCTCTgtattgttttataaagtagtaaTAAAATGGTTTCAGTTGTCCACCAATTCCAGTAGACCATGGCCAAAGGCAACGTTCCCAAAGACGAAGTATAACTTGATAAAGTATAACTTGATCTATAACCATATTGATGGTAGGTGAGAAACAGCAGATGGAATAGATCAATATTCGCCGCCTTTGACGGTACAACGGTTCGGCCAGCTAAATAGATAATAAGGCTTGTTTCGTAGTCTAATCATGAACTAGTCCAGccatttttattataatttaacgAATTActtatttgtttaattttatgctagtatggacatATGTGATGAACATGAAAAAAGTTAATAAATTTAAAGATACGGTCATCAATTGTTTATTGAGACATTCCTCCTCCGACTTTATTTTTGTTGCCATAGAAAATTGaacaattcaaagaaagatccaaagctGGGAGCTAGCCTTCATGAAGATGTTCGGATACTTGGCCACAATGAGATTTAGCAACTTCAAGATGACCTCTTCCTTCCGTCACAGAAAAGGTCAATGTAGTTATGGTGGCAGCACTACAGGAAAAAGGACTTTAGCCGACGCTTTCGTTGAGCTTTggcgacgctaattagcgtcggcTAAAACACCCCCGACGAATCGCCAAGCGTTGGCAAAGCGTCGCATATACGagagtggcaaaagtttttgccgacgctttactcaagcgtcggcaaaaaacatggatttaccgacgcttataaagcgtcggcaaaaacatgcCAGAAACATGGCTTTACCGCAAAAAAAGCGTTTTCCCCGACGCTTTTTTGCGTCGGTAAATCCATGTTTTTTCCGATGCTTTAACGCGTCGTCGCAATTACCTTtctccgacgcttttaagcgtcggcaattgCTCAATTGCCGATGCTTTTGAAGCGTCGGCACAAGCGTGCCGGTGGTGCCCCGAccttttttaccgacgcttaaaagcgtcggaaattgtcttttttaaaaaaaaaataaaacaataatcCGTATtgtaaaatacaaattacaaaacatatattataacaatatgaactTGTATTACATTGAGACATTGACACAAATACTCAGATCATTCAAAATATGAATATTGATATATCTGATTAAAACTCCATGTTTTTGACTCATGTATCAGAAAAGCTGCCATacaaattacaatgtactctaaaaaagcaaattacaatgtactctgaaaaagcaaattacaatgtactctgaaaaagcagaaacatatacatatcaaactcataaaagataatctagaatgcatcagggacgggattcagctccatcatcatctctactagcgtttgaagtatcaggaatctacaaaaaaaattaaaaaaaactttagaagttaagaataatgtgatacattaactcatatatcataattgataatatgtaaaatattaaaatacatatagttatttacctgagaagGGAGAAACCGTTGTAACATGGAAGAAATATTCgtaagctgagactgcaaatttgCTTGGTTTTGCTTCAACTCATCAATAGTTGCTTGAAGCCGACGAACTTCTGCAGTGTTACTAGATTCTCTGGCATTTCTTGTATATGTGCCCACtgaagacaactgagtgggggtaactccaacgccgtaaccccttactcgaccataacgctctgggcccatcaattcagcgAGCACTTCAGCTTCAATATTATgggtcgcgtcggatgatgatgaccccCCGACGCGCTCCgaaataagatttgttgccctatcctatatctctccaaaaaaaaatcaaattaatgtatgcgaataatagaaccaaaaaaaaatacagcacaagtcaaagatgaatacatacaactatatctcttgactcctctcggacaaagctgccatctcggtgggtgtgagtcatcctataaaactccaccctaccaggctccctcccattatcatccacctacaacaaaaagtatatttcaagagtatacatgctatatgatagaataatttaaaaataaatttaaattatttcaagaaagcttacgaattcagctctacgcctcgcataactcatggagcctgaagtgtgaggaacagtctgtgatgctcgagcagctctaccaatattggaatatgtcttccccgaaaaacaataaacaatgtaatgcataaaatgtataaatttttaatctataataatagtaaatacaatctaaggtattgaaaaaatatacacaacctgagctctctcggaaaaccagtagtggacaagctccctccactgatgagagattacatctggaggacaaacacgggccacctcctcttcagtcATGCCCTTGTGCTTCCAATCCGCCTTTAGCTTcgccttatattctttccatttgcggttgacggactttagcacccaatcatggctatttGCAGGCAGGACAAACTTTGTCTACATCAAAGTCAAAAATGTTATatcaatgttaaatcaaaaaataattgaagatagtaagcaaattcaattctttacctcaacaactctaagaagctcaaccttatatgaAGGAAGCATTTCGttccatttcgtatagttgagtggACACAATTGTCCCTTCcgcgcaaccgatcctaaaaaagttgataaaatgcttgcagcattattgatgggctgccccagttcgttgcaatggacgacaatcttctcatcctcaggTAGGCTCCATACGTCCCGTGCTCGAGTGGGCCCTCGTGTTctcctcactctccccagtccatctataaaatAACAAGTCCATTAAAggtaaatgatttaaaatagtTAGAACTGGAATGAACATCTAGCCATTAAAAGCAAATGATTTAAAGCAAAATAGTTAAAACTGGAATGAACTTACTTTTCTTGAAACTGGAATGAACTGGATGCCAGTTTTTGGGTCTTATATGCAGGTTTTGTtacatttctttttcttggacACTGTAATGAACAGCCCAGGACAATGTAGTTTTTCTTTCGATCCTATTGTTGTTATCTATCTGGGTCTTACATGCAGGATTTGTTACAGCCAACTATCTTGGATATGGTAATGGAAGGCTGTGACTGTATTGAAACAGATGCTCATATTGACACCATCCTCTTGGATTAGTATGGGGTTTTGCCACAACAGGTGGTGGTCGGGTTATGATATGTTGTTCCTCAAATTTCTGAAAGGATGGGATCCttctttttctatatttttcagGTTGCGTTGATTGGTGTTAGGGGGCTCTACATCTCTGGATTTTCTTCAGCCCAGTACTGTTGATCAACTGTTGTTATTGTCACTAGGAGCCACAGACTTATTAATGGGAACTCATCTATGTTCCATAAGTCAATGAACTCATAAGTCATTAAAAGCAAATGATTTAAAGCAAAATAGTTAGAACTGGAATGAAAAATCACCTATGTTCCAGTAGCATCTATGTTCCAgtagcatgtcaatatggccttaaatataattttgcttaAAACTCACCTGCTTTCTAGATGCAGTCTTGAAGTGCATGTCTCAAACTAAATATGTGATCTTAAACCAATGTGATAAATCTCAAAGCTGGAGTTTGCATTGTATGATATACCCATCCTCTCATTCAGAGAAAGGAGCAAAAATAGACAGTCGTATTCTTGTATAATTTGATCATCACAAAAGCCAGAGGTAGCAGCATGGTCACCGTACTTTTCTCGCCATCGATGAAAAGGAAAGTAACAATTACCAGAAAATAAAGTTATCAGATATAAAAGGTCATGCATGGTTAATCCAAGGCTGCAAAATGCCCCGGTCTCTCACATAAAAGAGTGTACTTATTCTCTTCTATGAAAAAGCCTGTTAAGTTTTACTTCCATGATCCAAGAAGTCAACTTTTAAACAAGCTGAAAGTCGAGTGACCTTAAAGAGAATGGTCAAGAAAGGCTGAAACCTGTCAGGAAGGGGATCTTTTCCCTCCACAGCAGTAATATCCAGCAATTATGTCCAACATAGACAATGATATCAGAGCTAAGCCAGATGAAAACATGGAAAACTTGGTCCTTATGACCTAATTGGACCAGCCCGAAACTTTTTCTTTAGGTACTTCTGCAGTTCACGAAAGCCTATGCAAATGAAAGGGGAAAAGATACAGACAAGAAGTCGATGCAAAAGGAAAGGCCAAACTATTTGAAGGCCCATAGAGAACATACCTGTTCCAACACCACCCACAAGTTTAATTCTGAAAAAACAACCAAGACATCTGCCATTATCATATGGATGCTAATCTAGTAGCAAATGCAGAGATCTAACATAAACAGCACGGTTGAACTTCATATTGTCATAATGTTCCCACAGTGAAGTACAAATAACCAGACAATTTTGTTGTTAACCCAACTTTAATGATGATAGCTACACATAtctcttttctaaaaaaaaatacggGAATAGAATATGAATAGAGTGAACATGTTACTAAGAGGGCAGAAAGCAAAACTAGTGTGTTAaggttcctctttttttttttttttatttacgcAGCGGATGAATCATACACGTCTAAtgtgaatacatccaaaaaagtcaaaatacTTCCAATATCCAAAATCATCAAATATGCCATATGTAATGTACTTTTTTAAAGGCAAATGATTTAAAGGCAAAGGATTGTAAATCAAATTACTCAGGACGTCCACGTCATCCGTATCTGGACGATCTGCAGGTGGAGCGTGCTCCGACTGGGACCCGGACTGAGTATGGGGCTCATCGGGCTGCTGGGAacgatcagaagtagatcccacggatgtgtgctgaaactcaatatttctgaaacgtcttcctcgcggcatattgtaatctagtatgcacaaaaaagaatcaatattagttaaatattaAAAGTACATTACTTTTAATATTCTTATAAAAGAAGCATTTGATGTAGGAAAGAGCTCTTCTTGTCATTTGTTAGGTTGCCTGTACTTGCAGTCACACATAATAAAGAACTCAATCAACAATATAAGCAAAAAAGTTACGATATCTGAAAATCCGGAATAAACACACAACAGCAAAGATACATGACAAAAGCTGAAGCCTCCTTTGTCAAACAGACACCTCGCCAAAATAGATATCTCGTAACAAGTGGGTTTAAGGAATACTACCATCCTCAcacatatgaaaaaaatataataaaagttGTTCTTTTTGAAGATCAACATTGGACTTTTGATCGAAAAGAATGCCAATTGTTTGTTAATTTTTGTATATGAGTCTTTGGTCCCacggatgtgtgctgaaactcaatatctctgaaacgttttcctcgcggcatattgtaatctagtatgcacaaaaaagaatcaatattagttaaatattaaaagtatagaaataatttataaattgcaAAATAATTTAATGCATAAAACTAATGTTTTACTTACCATTAAGAAACTAGCCAGCTCTCATTCAACATCCATCCTAGCAAAACTAGTAGAATTCAGTTCATCAATTAGCGGAACATTAaaaggcatacactgagtataagtctcatcatcctcctctgcTAACCTTTTTCccatatcatacaagtccctTGGTTTAGTCTTAATAACAACAGACCAATCTTTATCTTTAGAGTCTTGCACGAAGAACACTTGttgagcttgagatgaaaaaacaaatgggtcatctttcaatagcacaccagtatgtatcaaccttgaaaaatttactagtgtgaagccatttatatcttgcctcaaacctctagatgagtttatatccacccaatcacatcgaaataatactaccttaaaGTTCCCGTAATAATCCAACTCATAAACATCTGTTAGGGTACCATAATAAATTTTTCCGTccgcctcaaccataactccactattttgtgtttttctaaatttttcacgtttttttgtatgaaatttaaaaccatttataatgaacccatcatatctgttgacaatattGTTCGGACCTCGAGCAAGGACTATTAATTCATTGGAACAATGTCTCTCCATCATGGTCGGTACCTAAAAAATTTAAGTCagataataattaatttttcaaagttcCGATCGTAGAATATAATAAAAGACCTAATAGGATTCAGGTCTTTTACtaattttttggcttcataagaaGTTGACGGTAAAATAACACCTTCTGgaaatgcatcttttaataattgaagaagcatagtaaaagacttcccagaccatccattcaaatatttcaaatgaaataaatgcaccataaaagaaatcttcgtaaaattcttacaacccggATATAGTTCTTTATCACAATCTTTCAGCAAGTTATGATACCGAGTTGTGTTATCTTCAGAGTATATAGGTTcctcaacatgtatagattcagtAACGGTATGCTCATCACCTATTGGAGCTCCTTCTTGCTCTCCACTAAAAtctgttaaatttctaatattatGTTCAAGAGCATCTCTGAGTAAGCCCCTCATATCATCTTCTACAACAGGATTTCTGTCTGTGTTACTAGATCCAATACTAGCAGTGTGTTCTATAACTAAGGGTTGGTTAGATGAAGACGACAATTTAGACTCTCCATGAAATATCCATTCTGTATAACCCTTCAGAAAACcattccataccaaatgttcttcaacaatttGTGGAGCGATAGCATAACaatttacacatttttgacatggacaaaAAATATTCCCATTCATTTCAGATTTCTCAGAAGCAAATTTAACGAAATTCTaaactccattcaaatattcggcactggatctcgacttatttatccaacttttgtccattctattaaaatactgattgaactgcaagtaatataaaacaataataaacgaaattagggtatgaatcACCAATACGAAATCATGGTACAAAAAGATCTTCTAGAGTATTCCTTATTTGAAGTTATGGAAACTGTGTTTCATGCTATCTTCTAGGGACTATTTTTAGGATTTAAGCCATGTTTCTGTATTGTTATAACTAACAACAAAGATAACTTAATTGTAAGATATCATCCTATATATGTTCAGTGATTGGAGACTTCAGTTATTTATGAAGTATAATTGGGTGCATCATGCTATCAATGTGGACCAATGTGTGAAGCTGACAGCAAAACAGGCAGGTATATATGATCTCAGAGTTTCCAGCCATATACTTAGGTGTTCACCAGAGTCAAATTGTTCAGAGGTTAAATCATAGATAGAATCAAATTGTTCTAGGCTTTTTTGTTTCAGTTAGCCGGCAGTCACAGTGATAAAGGCATCAATTGTATTGCAAGGTGAACAGTATAAGCTTAGATTCCAACTCTAGAATAATTTGAAAGAACCTGTCACTGCATTACTACCCAACACGTATTGAAACgttgattctttttttcttctctctcactTTGAAATAAACTGGGATGGAAGTATGGCAATGGTAAGGTAGAATACATACAGCTGGAAATTATAATGAAAAAATGCATCCTATTCATACTTGATATAAAAACATGCTAACATGACGTTTGGCATAATTCCTTTAGCAGCACGAATGGATATGATTGTTTTGGAAGCATTTTTGCCATAATAActtaaggggaaaaaaagaactaGCCATATGGGGACGTGAGCAGGCACCACCATGTATTCCACCCTAATGGATTGAAGgaataaaatataaatcaacAAAAATTTAGAGATAGTGCCACATAAGGAATAGACGTTCCCCTGAAAGAGATGCTAGCCGGTTTGATTATGTGATGACAGGATTCTAATGCATGTTAATTTTTCATATCTTGTTAACTGGAAAGAGCAATTTATCAATGAATAACAAGTCAACCTTTTCCACAGAATTCAAAATGAAAGATTCGTACTCAAACAAGAGAAGTATAGTTTTTACCTGATCAGATCCTGGACTAATTGTAGTCAACAATTGATCAGACCAAAATACAAACTCCTAAAAAAGTTGTCCCCATCGAAGAAAatcttataaaattttaaatagtcaaaacaACGTCAAACAATATCAAAACATCCAGACACGCCGGAGTCAATTATTTCTTGTCGATTCTGCAAAGAACGCAGAAAAGAATCATCTGGCAGCAGTGAATGATAAGCTATCTTCGTCACCGTGCTCTGAAATTCTAGTCCTCATAAGCAAACCAGAGATTTAACCGTACATATCTAATGTGAACCCGGCTATACCCCAAGCAAACACCCAGAAAAAGCATAACCACATAGAGAGAAGCCCCAAGCGAGAGGGGGGATATTAAGAAATTCGAAAATATTGAAGGAGATCTAACTGACCAATTTATATCGACGGAGAGTATGAGGatcacttacctcagacgacggcgatgtcgacggcggcggagtaGCTACGGCTCGCtcgggatggaggtgagatgtCGGCACTAGGGCATCGACCGGCAGAGGATGAGGAGACGGGGCCGGGCGAGagttaaaaacaagaagaaaacaaagaggaggaggaggaggaggaggaggaagaggaggaggagtagGAGGCTTACCAAAGATGACGGCAAGTTCGACGGCGGCGGAGTAGCGGAGTCTTCGATCGCCGATCGGGGCtagggatggaggtgagattagggctcagaaggagagggggccgatcGAGCTAGGGATTacctcagaaggagaggtcgacGGCAGCGGGGGTGTCGGCGCGCTCGCAGATAGGAAATGAGGAGAGGGGCTAGGGCTCGCAGATGGgaaatgaggagagggggctgaTCGAGCGAGGCGTGGGGTTTTAAgttttctaacgacgcttataagcgtcgttgtttCTTGAACTTATAACGACGCTTCAGAGCGTCGTTGCAGATAGGAAATCAGGAGAGGGGGGCCGATCGAGCGAGGTGCTGGGGTTTTAAAGTttataacgacgcttataagcgtcgttgtttcttaaacttataacgacgctttataGCGTCGTTGTTTCGTTCGCTTTTCCAACGCTAACccaaagcgtcgggaaaggttGGCTGTGAGCCaacctttaccgacgctttcccCTAGCGTCGGAAAAAGTTAGTCGGGAAAACCAACATTTGTTGTAGTGCAGCGAAGAACCCGAATAGTTCTAAATGCAATTACAGGGAATTCTTCATCGAGGTTATCAGCATTGTTGCGCTTATCATGACAACATTGTGAGTTTACCAAACTTGTGTTTGGACGCATTCACTAGAATTCTCATATATgagatcatagttaatggatcaCTTGAAAAATTCATTTATATTAAGCAACAAATTATTGTAGATCTTAAATGGGTGAAACAATTGGAGATTGAAATTGGTAATGCACGAGGCTTAGACTATCTCTACCATGGCTGCAATATCCAAAAATATCTTATTTTCGGCCAGCTAAAATAGTGTCGCTCGGCTGACAGAATCATATCAATGGGCAAATCTTGAGGGACTGTAGGCTACATTTATTGCCTTTGAGGTCTTCTCAAGGAATTTTAGAGGCATCTCTAGCAAATCCATTGTTTATAGTTATGGGATGATAGTGCTTGAAATGGTTGGGggaagaaaaaatattaaagtTCAAGTAGACAACATCCGTGAGATCCACTTCTCACATTGGATTTACAAGCATGTCAACTTGGATGAAAATTTGAGAACTTTCACGCGCATGACCCAAGTGGAAGAAGAGATTGCCGAAGGGATAATTCTAGTTGTTTTATGTTGCATTCAGACTAAGCTAATAAATAGACTCTCGATGGGTAAGGTTCCAGATATGTTAGAAAGAAGGATTATAGACTTGCAAATTCCACCTATGCCGGTTTTATTTTCCCCTCAAGATGAGGGAAGCATTTCTAGACAAATCATTCTCATGAAATAGTATCAATAGTCACTTGTTAGAATGGACTCAACATATTTGAACGTATAATAGGTATGTTACCCATAGTGCTGTAGGCATCTATTAATTTCCTATGTTTGATAAAGATTTAGAGCTGTGGTTCTAAAGGCTTAATAAATCTTTGAACCTTCAATGGATTTATATTTTACTTTCATATTTAGAGAAATCAAGGAAACAATTAGCAATTTCAAAGTCTAAGATTTCTTTAGCAAAAGCTTatctaaattatatatattagttttcaatgatattttgagagtccaaggtggtagcctagtggtactgggtgGAGACTCTAACCTCATGGTTCCAAGTTTGAGTCGCTACGGTAACGATTAAAATGTGGCttcggccactgcttggacttgagATA encodes the following:
- the LOC120108996 gene encoding uncharacterized protein LOC120108996, coding for MHYIVYCFSGKTYSNIGRAARASQTVPHTSGSMSYARRRAEFVDDNGREPGRVEFYRMTHTHRDGSFVREESRDIVDRATNLISERVGGSSSSDATHNIEAEVLAELMGPERYGRVRGYGVGVTPTQLSSVGTYTRNARESSNTAEVRRLQATIDELKQNQANLQSQLTNISSMLQRFLPSQIPDTSNASRDDDGAESRP
- the LOC103698703 gene encoding putative germin-like protein 2-1 gives rise to the protein MASRILLLAFLALVSSHAIASDPSPLQDFCVADKTSHVFVNGLVCKNPNDVKADDFFFSGLDRPGDAANKLGSNVTLVNVEKIAGLNTLGISLARIDFAPYGLNPPHIHPRATEILTVLEGSLYVGFVTSNPDNRLFAKVINKGDVFVFPQGLIHFQFNYGTKNAVAIAALSSQNPGVITVANAVFGSKPPISRDVLAKAFQVDKKTIDWLQAQFWMDNNN